One region of Bernardetia sp. genomic DNA includes:
- the floA gene encoding flotillin-like protein FloA (flotillin-like protein involved in membrane lipid rafts), translating into MSLEQTVLFAIFGVIIVVLALLIRTYIPINLWITAIFSGVRLGLLELVAMRIRNVRPRKIVLPLINASKAGLKEITASDLETHFLAGGSVEEVVKALIAADKANIDLSFKQAAAIDLAGRDVSEAVQISVNPKVITTNAVTSVAQDGIQLITKARVTLRANIAQLVGGAGEETILARVGEGIVTAVGSSHSHKDVLENPDRISKLVLEKGLDAGTAFEILSIDIADIDVGENIGAKLQIEQANADLRVAEAKAEERRAMAIAVEQEMKAKAQASRAKVIEAEAEVPKALSEALRTGNFGIMDYQRLRNLQADTQMRESIANPEERGTQRRNDDDDEY; encoded by the coding sequence ATGTCGTTAGAACAAACTGTTTTATTTGCTATTTTTGGTGTAATTATAGTGGTGCTTGCCCTTCTCATACGCACCTACATTCCAATTAACTTATGGATTACAGCTATATTTTCTGGTGTTCGTTTAGGGCTTTTGGAACTTGTAGCCATGCGAATCCGAAATGTTCGCCCACGCAAAATTGTTTTGCCTCTCATTAATGCTAGTAAAGCAGGTTTGAAAGAAATAACAGCATCAGATTTGGAGACGCACTTTTTGGCAGGTGGTAGTGTAGAGGAAGTGGTAAAAGCACTCATTGCAGCCGATAAAGCCAACATTGACCTAAGTTTCAAACAAGCTGCAGCCATCGACCTAGCAGGTAGAGACGTTTCAGAAGCCGTACAAATTTCTGTAAATCCAAAAGTAATTACTACAAATGCTGTTACTTCAGTAGCACAAGATGGTATTCAACTTATCACAAAAGCTCGTGTTACGCTTCGTGCTAACATTGCTCAACTTGTCGGTGGTGCTGGTGAGGAAACTATTTTGGCTCGTGTGGGTGAGGGTATCGTAACGGCAGTAGGTTCGTCGCACTCTCACAAAGACGTATTGGAAAATCCAGACCGAATTTCTAAACTCGTTTTGGAAAAAGGATTAGACGCAGGAACAGCCTTTGAAATCCTCTCTATTGATATTGCAGATATTGATGTTGGGGAAAATATTGGTGCAAAACTCCAAATCGAACAAGCTAATGCCGACTTAAGAGTAGCCGAAGCAAAAGCCGAAGAACGTCGTGCAATGGCAATCGCCGTAGAGCAAGAAATGAAAGCCAAAGCACAGGCATCAAGAGCAAAAGTTATCGAAGCAGAGGCAGAAGTTCCAAAAGCTCTTTCAGAAGCCTTACGCACAGGAAACTTCGGAATTATGGACTACCAGCGCTTAAGAAACTTACAAGCTGATACGCAAATGCGTGAATCGATAGCTAATCCAGAAGAAAGAGGTACTCAGCGCAGAAATGATGATGATGATGAGTATTGA
- the hslU gene encoding ATP-dependent protease ATPase subunit HslU has protein sequence MIDNNIYYTPKQIVAELDKYIIGQHEAKRNVAIALRNRWRRMHVKSDMQREIMPNNILMIGSTGVGKTEIARRLAKVANAPFVKVEASKFTEVGYVGRDVESMVRDLVEQAVKLVQTEKRDAVKQKAEKAVEDIILDALIPPLKNRKPTTTPSAVGFSNDEMPTSDAELNERTRERFREKLRAGELEDRKIEITLESSNNPGVGVVGGAIDEVSMMNLQEMLSGMLPSRSKKRKVTIEEARKLLLEEEAYKLIDMDEVKAEAIKKAENSGIIFIDEIDKVASSSNKGGGVDVSREGVQRDLLPIVEGSAVTTKHGIVNTDHILFVAAGAFHVSKPSDLIPELQGRFPIRVELNSLTKEDFYKILKDPKNALSKQYVALLDAENVKLTYQEEALEEIADIAFHINTEVENIGARRLHTVMSHLLNEILFDVPDTIPANAHVVITKEMVQEKLATLVKNKDLSQYIL, from the coding sequence ATGATTGACAATAACATCTATTATACGCCCAAACAAATTGTTGCAGAGTTAGACAAGTACATTATAGGACAACACGAAGCAAAAAGAAATGTAGCTATCGCATTGCGTAACCGTTGGCGACGTATGCATGTTAAATCTGACATGCAGCGTGAAATTATGCCCAACAATATCTTGATGATAGGCTCAACAGGTGTTGGTAAAACTGAAATTGCTCGTCGTTTGGCAAAGGTAGCCAATGCTCCTTTTGTTAAAGTAGAGGCTTCAAAGTTTACGGAAGTGGGTTATGTAGGGCGTGATGTAGAAAGTATGGTCAGAGACTTGGTGGAGCAAGCTGTCAAACTTGTACAGACAGAAAAGCGTGACGCTGTAAAGCAAAAAGCAGAAAAAGCTGTTGAAGATATTATTTTAGATGCACTTATTCCACCTCTCAAAAACAGAAAGCCAACCACTACACCGTCTGCTGTTGGGTTTTCTAATGATGAGATGCCAACTTCAGATGCCGAACTCAATGAAAGAACAAGAGAACGTTTTAGAGAAAAATTACGTGCTGGCGAATTAGAAGATAGAAAAATAGAAATTACCTTAGAATCAAGTAATAACCCTGGTGTGGGTGTTGTAGGTGGAGCAATTGATGAAGTTTCGATGATGAATCTTCAAGAAATGCTTAGTGGCATGCTTCCTAGCCGTTCTAAAAAGCGCAAAGTTACGATAGAAGAAGCTAGAAAATTACTTTTAGAAGAAGAGGCTTACAAACTTATTGATATGGACGAAGTAAAAGCTGAAGCCATCAAGAAAGCTGAAAATTCTGGAATTATTTTTATTGATGAGATTGATAAAGTGGCTTCGTCTAGCAATAAAGGTGGTGGAGTCGATGTAAGCCGTGAAGGTGTACAGCGTGATTTGCTACCAATTGTAGAAGGAAGTGCCGTAACTACCAAACACGGAATTGTCAATACAGACCATATTTTGTTTGTAGCAGCAGGAGCGTTTCACGTTTCGAAACCTTCTGACCTCATTCCAGAACTGCAAGGACGTTTTCCAATTCGTGTAGAACTCAACTCCCTAACTAAAGAAGACTTCTACAAAATCTTGAAAGACCCAAAAAATGCCCTTAGCAAGCAATATGTTGCTCTTTTGGATGCTGAGAATGTAAAACTCACTTATCAGGAAGAGGCATTAGAAGAAATTGCAGATATTGCTTTTCATATTAATACAGAAGTAGAAAATATTGGTGCAAGACGTTTGCATACTGTTATGAGTCATCTTCTGAACGAAATTTTATTTGATGTACCAGATACCATTCCAGCAAATGCTCATGTAGTCATTACAAAAGAAATGGTACAAGAAAAACTTGCAACTCTTGTTAAAAACAAAGATTTAAGTCAGTATATTCTGTAA
- a CDS encoding acyl transferase yields MHQDFINSFKKEIFSLPKNDEQAFEEKALSLFRFQSKYNPIYKSYIEKLGVDISQIDSIYKIPFLPIRFFKSHNVQVESVETKQIFTSSGTTDITQRSKHAISDLSFYEKSSQFIFEELYVEYGKLSDFQIFALLPSYLERDGSSLIYMVDYFLKNAQPNSNYFLYDYEKLKNEIDKAVLTTPSTPILLLGVTFALLDFADFLKENYPSYKLPKTKQFVEHGSRNEIIVMETGGMKGRKKEMVREEVHSVLKNAFGVSSIDSEYGMTELLSQGYATKKINKTNNDEIWFQTPAYLKILIRDTNDPFELKQVNENNFEIQSGAINVIDLANVESCAFIETQDLGKINHKGEFQVLGRFDYSDVRGCNLLVL; encoded by the coding sequence ATGCACCAAGATTTTATAAATAGTTTTAAAAAAGAGATTTTTTCCCTTCCTAAAAATGATGAACAAGCCTTTGAAGAAAAAGCCTTATCATTATTTCGTTTTCAATCCAAATACAATCCTATTTATAAATCATATATAGAAAAGTTAGGAGTTGATATTTCTCAAATAGATTCTATTTATAAAATTCCATTTTTGCCAATTCGCTTTTTTAAATCCCATAACGTTCAAGTAGAAAGTGTAGAGACGAAGCAAATTTTTACAAGTAGTGGTACGACAGACATTACACAGAGAAGCAAACATGCTATTTCTGATTTGAGTTTTTATGAAAAGTCTAGTCAATTTATCTTTGAGGAATTGTATGTAGAATATGGGAAACTATCTGATTTTCAAATTTTTGCGCTTTTGCCTTCTTATTTAGAACGTGACGGCTCTTCGCTGATTTATATGGTAGATTATTTTTTGAAAAATGCACAACCAAACTCTAATTATTTTCTCTATGACTATGAAAAACTAAAAAATGAAATAGATAAAGCTGTTTTAACAACTCCTTCAACACCCATTTTGCTTTTAGGAGTTACGTTTGCGCTGCTAGATTTTGCTGATTTTTTAAAAGAAAATTATCCAAGCTATAAATTACCCAAGACAAAACAGTTTGTAGAACATGGTAGTAGAAATGAAATTATTGTAATGGAAACAGGAGGAATGAAGGGACGAAAAAAAGAAATGGTAAGAGAAGAAGTTCATAGCGTTTTGAAAAATGCTTTTGGCGTATCGTCTATTGATTCTGAATATGGAATGACAGAACTTCTTTCACAAGGATACGCAACAAAAAAAATAAACAAGACCAACAACGATGAAATTTGGTTTCAAACGCCTGCTTATCTGAAAATTCTGATTCGTGATACAAATGACCCTTTCGAATTAAAACAAGTAAATGAAAATAATTTTGAAATTCAAAGTGGAGCAATAAATGTAATAGACCTTGCCAATGTCGAAAGCTGTGCTTTCATAGAAACACAAGACTTAGGTAAAATCAATCACAAAGGAGAATTTCAAGTTTTGGGACGTTTCGACTATTCGGATGTGAGAGGGTGTAATTTGTTGGTTTTGTAG
- a CDS encoding DNA topoisomerase IB, which yields MIHPTENKIPIMVVGKSVYPKHPPHLYSSSDTEKGYTRKKKGEKFVYLSTKGKPIKSKQKLLRIENLGIPPAWRSVWICKDKNGHLQAVGRDERNRKQSIYHPDWNEYRNKTKFLKLQEFGYSLASLRRAIKKDLRKRTWNKEKVVALAIELMQEGLLRIGSDRYLKSNKTYGLTTLRRKHIKIDEETKHKISLCYKAKSNKVRTVSIANKSLIKKLKECAALSGQELFRYKDEDNKWQRINSHDVNEYLEEKMKHHFTAKTFRTWGASILTLELISEAREEVEKSPRKKLETVLVRKVANKLGNTVTICRNYYIHPEVLNETLNKSEKEIEKQTEKFLKAKSKDKTELSKDFIENLDQYSKYELQLLAILEKSAEKLHEELF from the coding sequence ATGATACATCCGACAGAAAATAAAATTCCGATTATGGTGGTAGGAAAATCGGTTTACCCAAAACATCCTCCTCATTTATATTCTTCTTCTGATACAGAAAAAGGTTATACACGCAAAAAAAAAGGTGAGAAATTTGTCTATTTGAGTACAAAAGGAAAGCCTATTAAAAGCAAACAAAAACTACTACGTATAGAAAATTTAGGTATCCCTCCAGCGTGGCGCAGTGTATGGATATGCAAAGATAAAAACGGACATTTGCAAGCTGTAGGTAGAGATGAGCGTAACCGAAAACAGTCTATTTATCACCCAGATTGGAACGAGTATAGGAACAAAACAAAATTTTTGAAACTTCAAGAGTTTGGATATTCACTTGCTAGTCTTCGAAGAGCTATAAAAAAAGACCTTCGCAAAAGAACGTGGAACAAAGAAAAGGTAGTTGCTCTAGCCATTGAACTTATGCAAGAAGGACTTTTGAGAATAGGTAGCGACCGTTATCTCAAATCTAATAAAACCTACGGACTTACAACACTTCGTAGAAAACATATCAAAATTGATGAAGAAACAAAACACAAGATTTCACTTTGCTACAAAGCAAAAAGTAACAAAGTCAGAACAGTAAGTATTGCTAACAAATCTCTTATCAAAAAACTAAAAGAATGTGCTGCTCTTTCTGGGCAAGAACTTTTTAGATATAAAGATGAAGATAACAAGTGGCAACGCATCAACTCACATGATGTAAACGAATATTTGGAAGAAAAAATGAAACATCATTTCACAGCCAAAACGTTCAGAACGTGGGGAGCAAGTATTCTTACTTTGGAACTTATCAGTGAAGCAAGAGAAGAAGTAGAAAAAAGTCCACGCAAAAAACTAGAGACTGTTTTGGTTAGAAAAGTAGCTAATAAATTAGGCAATACGGTTACCATTTGTAGAAATTACTACATTCATCCAGAAGTATTGAATGAAACGTTAAATAAATCAGAAAAAGAGATAGAAAAACAGACAGAGAAATTTTTGAAAGCAAAATCAAAGGATAAAACAGAGCTTTCAAAAGACTTTATAGAAAACTTAGACCAGTATTCGAAATACGAATTACAGCTTTTAGCGATTTTAGAAAAATCAGCAGAAAAACTGCATGAGGAATTATTTTGA
- a CDS encoding S8 family peptidase, producing MKTYFFNSKSLVRRYSPLAIAAFMMFSCQNESEMITEQVIEHAAINRSDLDSHIWKTVKKDGSFDWNKQSEQIIWNALSMSDGVLSVGFKPKGQDKDIRTIIDKININEGEWNDAKNYVLDMIFESERKLNPDIKREELIAFEENTLPVLDVVIKNPNTLAMLRNSDFVRYAEPMGYEPNVSRANQLNKELSSSGCDGSNPENGLINGVDYTNLSPNAKGSWNHNFHNISQAWNTASGSGITAMIIDTGVSFGQNNYGSGFNQGLSQGRSIEKLVTLPRDTFWGIPIGSPETPDDGCGHGTAMTGALGAPRGTDGNAAGIAYNANLVSVRAAEDVVIEGSRESKGVSDAYVIAGNRSDIRVTSMSLGRVTSSSQIADAIRYAYNRGVLMFCAAGTSFGWSSGWFGVIFPATMNETVAVTGVKDNMQRCGNCHDGSKVDFVVVMEKASNGRNPLTLAMSGDVPATVGGSSVATAQTAGMATLVWSANPNLSRNQVLNKLKVSASYYPSRNSNFGWGKIDLAKALTASSN from the coding sequence ATGAAAACTTATTTTTTCAATTCGAAGTCACTTGTCCGACGCTATTCTCCTTTGGCGATTGCAGCTTTTATGATGTTTTCTTGTCAGAATGAATCTGAAATGATTACAGAACAAGTCATCGAACACGCTGCTATCAATCGTTCTGACTTAGATAGTCATATTTGGAAAACTGTTAAGAAAGATGGTTCTTTTGATTGGAACAAACAGTCAGAGCAAATTATTTGGAATGCTCTTTCTATGTCAGACGGCGTTTTGTCAGTAGGTTTTAAACCTAAAGGGCAAGATAAAGATATTCGTACCATTATTGACAAGATAAATATTAATGAAGGTGAGTGGAATGATGCAAAAAACTATGTTTTGGATATGATTTTCGAATCAGAACGCAAACTCAATCCAGATATAAAGCGTGAAGAATTGATTGCCTTTGAAGAAAATACTCTTCCTGTTTTAGATGTAGTTATTAAAAACCCAAATACATTAGCGATGCTTCGCAACTCGGATTTTGTGCGTTATGCAGAACCGATGGGATATGAGCCAAATGTAAGTAGAGCTAACCAACTCAACAAAGAACTTTCTAGTAGTGGATGTGATGGAAGCAATCCAGAGAATGGATTAATTAATGGAGTAGATTATACTAATTTATCTCCAAATGCAAAAGGTTCTTGGAATCACAATTTTCATAATATATCACAAGCGTGGAATACAGCTTCTGGAAGTGGCATAACAGCCATGATTATTGACACAGGAGTAAGTTTTGGGCAAAATAATTATGGAAGTGGGTTTAACCAAGGGCTTTCGCAAGGCAGAAGTATAGAAAAATTAGTAACACTTCCAAGAGATACATTTTGGGGTATTCCTATTGGTAGTCCAGAAACTCCAGATGATGGATGTGGACACGGAACAGCAATGACGGGTGCTTTGGGTGCGCCTCGTGGTACAGATGGAAATGCAGCAGGAATTGCTTACAATGCAAATTTGGTTTCAGTTCGTGCAGCAGAAGATGTAGTGATTGAAGGTTCAAGAGAATCAAAAGGCGTTTCAGATGCGTATGTAATTGCTGGTAATCGTTCAGATATTCGTGTTACAAGTATGTCTTTAGGACGAGTTACAAGTAGTTCTCAAATCGCTGATGCTATTCGTTATGCTTATAACAGAGGTGTTTTGATGTTCTGTGCAGCAGGAACTTCATTTGGCTGGTCTTCGGGTTGGTTTGGTGTTATTTTCCCTGCAACAATGAACGAAACAGTAGCTGTAACAGGTGTAAAAGACAATATGCAGCGTTGTGGTAATTGCCACGACGGCTCAAAAGTTGATTTTGTAGTAGTAATGGAAAAGGCTTCGAATGGTCGTAATCCACTTACTTTAGCGATGTCTGGAGATGTTCCTGCAACAGTAGGAGGTTCGTCGGTAGCCACAGCACAGACTGCTGGAATGGCAACGTTGGTTTGGTCGGCAAACCCAAATCTTTCAAGAAATCAAGTGTTGAATAAACTTAAAGTTTCGGCAAGTTATTACCCAAGTCGTAATTCAAACTTTGGTTGGGGAAAAATTGACTTAGCAAAGGCTTTAACAGCTTCGTCTAACTAA
- a CDS encoding penicillin-binding protein gives MAKTGIRRYILARVRIAFLVVSLIALVIVYKMMSIQIVEGEKWSSKARGVEMRDVQPTRGSILADDGSLLATSLPFYRVAIDPTVADSAVFESGIDSLGILLSDFFKEHEPSYYVNLLREDRKNDKKYHILSRELISHEEYKKLSQFPIFREGRNKGGVIYEQTDKRFLPFNDLARRTIGFVTDEDSTQSLNGRGLEYSFNSELQGVAGEALYELIAGGFWKPVDDMSQVRPKPGIDIQTTIDINLQDTVHQILQNALRQYKAEYGSIILMEVETGKIKALVNLGINSNGSYVENNNYAVGDMGLAEPGSTFKLMSMAALFENEDIPISLKDSVQTGDGVHKYYDDAIMRDVSALGKLSVQEVFEKSSNVGMSLLVWKYFRKDEQKYVDYLKKFGLNRPLGFQMAGEAQPYLKSPSDSSWSGSTLPWMSIGYELKLSPLQTLSFYNAIANNGVTVQPIIVSQTRQAGKVLKSFENTTTKKEIISDKTVKILQTMLRGAVENGTAKKINTKTYQIAGKTGTAEKVRNGEYTEDHYTSFAGYFPADNPKYSCIVVIDDPKTDKRYAAEVAAPVFRQVSDVVYQRYLHKPLSEVEATAMDSLHMRLPFIRAGYRPDLDLVCSQLGIKTQNQTAQQWVKTKVATDTVMWIDNQAAASLIPDVRGMRLRDALYLLENLGMQVAFEGKGRIVSQSLNPGGAIQKGKTIYLKLKE, from the coding sequence ATGGCAAAAACAGGAATAAGAAGATATATACTCGCTCGTGTCAGAATTGCTTTTTTAGTCGTCTCACTTATTGCTTTAGTGATTGTCTATAAAATGATGAGCATTCAGATAGTGGAGGGCGAAAAATGGAGTAGCAAAGCTAGGGGCGTAGAGATGCGAGACGTACAACCCACTAGAGGAAGTATTTTGGCAGATGATGGAAGCCTTTTGGCTACTTCTTTGCCTTTTTATCGTGTGGCAATTGACCCTACTGTGGCTGATAGTGCTGTTTTTGAAAGTGGGATAGATTCTTTAGGAATACTTTTATCTGATTTCTTTAAAGAACACGAACCAAGCTATTATGTCAATCTTTTAAGAGAAGACCGAAAAAACGACAAAAAATATCATATTCTAAGCCGAGAACTTATTAGCCACGAAGAATATAAAAAACTCTCCCAATTTCCCATTTTTAGAGAAGGAAGAAATAAGGGAGGTGTAATTTATGAGCAAACAGACAAACGTTTTCTGCCTTTCAATGACCTTGCAAGACGTACTATAGGTTTTGTAACCGACGAAGATTCTACACAATCTTTGAATGGTAGAGGATTGGAATATAGTTTCAATAGTGAGTTACAAGGCGTTGCAGGAGAAGCTCTTTATGAACTCATTGCAGGTGGTTTTTGGAAACCAGTTGATGACATGTCGCAAGTCAGACCCAAACCGGGGATTGATATTCAAACAACGATTGATATAAACTTACAAGATACAGTTCATCAGATTCTGCAAAATGCGCTTCGCCAATACAAAGCTGAATATGGCTCTATTATTTTAATGGAAGTAGAGACTGGAAAAATAAAAGCTCTTGTCAATTTAGGAATTAACTCTAACGGTTCGTATGTAGAAAACAATAATTATGCTGTTGGAGATATGGGACTTGCCGAACCTGGGTCGACATTTAAGCTTATGTCTATGGCTGCTCTTTTTGAAAATGAGGACATTCCTATTTCATTGAAAGATAGCGTACAAACAGGTGACGGCGTTCATAAATATTATGATGATGCCATTATGCGTGATGTTTCTGCACTAGGAAAACTAAGTGTACAAGAGGTTTTTGAAAAATCTTCCAATGTAGGCATGTCACTTTTGGTATGGAAATATTTTCGTAAAGACGAGCAAAAATATGTGGATTATCTCAAAAAATTTGGTCTTAATCGTCCTTTAGGTTTTCAGATGGCTGGAGAAGCACAACCTTATCTAAAATCCCCTTCCGATTCTTCGTGGAGTGGAAGTACACTGCCTTGGATGTCTATTGGATATGAGCTAAAACTCTCTCCTCTGCAAACATTATCTTTTTACAATGCGATTGCAAACAATGGCGTAACTGTTCAGCCAATTATTGTCAGTCAGACTCGCCAAGCAGGAAAAGTCTTGAAAAGTTTTGAAAATACAACAACAAAAAAAGAAATTATTTCAGACAAAACAGTCAAGATTTTACAAACGATGTTGCGTGGTGCAGTAGAAAATGGAACAGCTAAAAAAATTAATACAAAAACCTATCAGATTGCAGGAAAAACAGGAACAGCCGAAAAAGTTAGAAACGGAGAATATACCGAAGACCACTACACTTCCTTTGCTGGATATTTCCCTGCCGATAATCCAAAATATTCTTGTATCGTTGTGATTGATGACCCAAAAACAGACAAGCGTTATGCAGCCGAAGTAGCTGCTCCTGTTTTTCGTCAAGTTTCAGATGTGGTATATCAACGTTATTTGCACAAACCTCTTTCAGAGGTTGAAGCGACAGCAATGGATAGTTTGCACATGCGTTTGCCATTTATTCGTGCTGGCTACCGTCCAGATTTGGATTTGGTATGTTCGCAGTTAGGCATCAAAACGCAGAACCAAACAGCTCAACAATGGGTAAAAACCAAAGTAGCTACTGATACAGTTATGTGGATAGACAATCAAGCTGCTGCAAGTCTGATTCCAGATGTGCGTGGAATGCGTTTGCGTGATGCGCTGTATTTATTGGAAAACTTAGGAATGCAAGTCGCCTTTGAAGGCAAAGGGAGAATTGTCTCACAATCTCTCAACCCAGGAGGAGCAATTCAAAAAGGAAAAACAATTTATTTGAAGTTGAAGGAGTAG
- a CDS encoding FtsL-like putative cell division protein, with amino-acid sequence MSKIQNTFKHVEEEQEIKIPTKRGFWRNLAEWDFTIDQDFLFRIMPYVLYVSFFGIIYIANRHYTERVVREVTRLRQEVEELQIDYHALQTRYVYDSRRQVVAKKAQRLGLKEREKPLIRIEENSK; translated from the coding sequence ATGTCAAAAATTCAAAATACATTTAAGCACGTAGAAGAAGAACAGGAAATCAAAATTCCTACAAAACGAGGTTTTTGGCGAAACTTAGCTGAATGGGATTTTACTATCGACCAAGATTTTTTGTTTCGTATAATGCCTTATGTCTTGTATGTTTCTTTCTTTGGAATCATCTACATTGCAAATCGTCATTATACAGAAAGAGTAGTAAGGGAAGTTACTCGTCTGCGCCAAGAAGTAGAAGAACTACAAATTGATTATCACGCCCTACAAACTCGTTATGTCTATGATAGTAGAAGACAAGTAGTAGCAAAAAAAGCACAGCGTTTGGGCTTGAAAGAAAGAGAAAAACCACTTATCAGAATTGAAGAAAATAGTAAGTGA
- a CDS encoding COG3650 family protein, producing the protein MKYIILIFIVLFCFACDAPSKSHASTDDSVSTNTEVEKTETKIIEKQTIKVSTDEVVFKAFGTEPFWNAEIRKSGILFSKFGLDSITFSYVEPKAAEGRLIESHYTYFLEDEYGKPAQLVVKNGYECACSDGMSDKDYKYHAFFLYDNQMFEGCGESSLNSNE; encoded by the coding sequence ATGAAATATATTATTCTTATATTTATAGTATTATTTTGCTTTGCTTGTGATGCACCTTCAAAAAGTCATGCAAGTACAGATGATTCTGTCTCTACAAATACAGAAGTAGAAAAAACAGAAACTAAAATCATTGAAAAACAAACTATAAAAGTAAGTACAGACGAAGTAGTTTTTAAAGCCTTCGGTACAGAACCGTTTTGGAATGCAGAAATTCGTAAGAGTGGAATTTTATTTTCTAAATTTGGATTAGATTCTATAACTTTTAGTTATGTAGAGCCAAAAGCAGCCGAAGGCAGATTGATAGAATCTCATTATACTTATTTCTTAGAAGATGAGTATGGAAAACCAGCTCAATTAGTAGTAAAGAATGGCTATGAATGTGCTTGTTCGGATGGAATGTCAGACAAAGATTATAAGTATCACGCTTTTTTCTTATACGACAATCAGATGTTTGAAGGCTGTGGCGAAAGTTCACTTAACAGTAATGAGTAG